The DNA sequence CCGTTCTACGACCACATGCTGACCGCCCTGTGCAAGCACTCACTGATCGACATGACGGTCAAGGCCACCGGCGACACCCACATCGACGTCCACCACACCGTGGAGGACGTCGCCATCACCTTCGGCGAGGTCCTCCGGACCGCCCTGGGCAACAAAGCAGGGATCCGCCGGTTCGGCGAAGCCACCGTGCCGCTGGATGAGGCCCTTGCCAATGCGGTGGTGGACGTGTCCGGCCGCCCGTATCTGGTGCACGGGGGTGAGCCGGCGGGCCAGGAATACCACCTGATCGGCGGCCACTTCACCGGGTCCCTGACCCGCCACGTGTTCGAGGCCATCACCCTGCACGCCGGCATCTGCCTGCACATGAACGTGATTGCCGGCCGGGACCCGCACCACATCGTCGAGGCACAGTTCAAGGCCTTTGCCCGCGCCCTCCGCGCCGCCGTCGAACCGGATCCCCGGGTTGAGGGCATCCCGTCCACCAAGGGTGCGCTGTGAGCGGGCAGGTCCTGAAGGACGGGGCAATCATCGACCCGTCGGCGTCGCGCAGCCTGCCGTCGCCGGAGGGCAAGCCCACGGTCACGGTGCTGGACTACGGGTCCGGGAACGTCCGCTCGGCCGTGCGCGCGCTGGAACGTGCCGGCGCGGAAGTGGTCCTGAGCGCCAAGCCGGAAGACGTGCTGAACGCGGACGGTCTGGTGGTGCCGGGCGTCGGCGCGTTCGAGACCGTGATGCGCGAGCTCAAGGCCGTGGACGGCATCCGGCTCATCGGCCGGCGCGTGGCAGGCGGCCGCCCTGTCCTTGGTATCTGCGTGGGCCTGCAGGTCCTGTTTGAAGC is a window from the Arthrobacter sp. NicSoilC5 genome containing:
- the hisB gene encoding imidazoleglycerol-phosphate dehydratase HisB; protein product: MSPTGSNTAAARTARMERATSESSVLVEINLDGTGVSDIDTSVPFYDHMLTALCKHSLIDMTVKATGDTHIDVHHTVEDVAITFGEVLRTALGNKAGIRRFGEATVPLDEALANAVVDVSGRPYLVHGGEPAGQEYHLIGGHFTGSLTRHVFEAITLHAGICLHMNVIAGRDPHHIVEAQFKAFARALRAAVEPDPRVEGIPSTKGAL